In Clostridium sp. DL-VIII, the following proteins share a genomic window:
- a CDS encoding VOC family protein, producing MIKSIGHVAMGVNNMEESIHFYCDILGLKRGFSLNNRQTGEPWLEYLKITDGQFLELFYPEPGKEIRIDSEDFVHHVSLSVDNIYEMVERLRQFGVTIIIEPRKGRDLNVQAWISDPDGHKIELMQIDPQSPQATV from the coding sequence ATGATTAAATCAATAGGACACGTTGCAATGGGTGTTAATAACATGGAAGAATCAATACATTTTTATTGTGATATTCTTGGATTGAAAAGAGGATTTTCATTGAATAATAGACAGACAGGAGAGCCTTGGCTGGAATATCTTAAGATTACAGATGGGCAGTTTTTAGAATTATTCTATCCAGAACCGGGTAAAGAGATACGCATAGATTCAGAAGATTTCGTTCATCATGTTAGTTTATCAGTGGATAATATATATGAGATGGTGGAGAGGTTAAGACAATTTGGAGTAACTATAATTATTGAGCCACGTAAGGGGCGTGATCTTAATGTTCAAGCATGGATTAGTGATCCTGATGGGCATAAAATAGAACTTATGCAGATTGATCCACAATCTCCACAGGCAACCGTTTAA
- a CDS encoding LacI family DNA-binding transcriptional regulator yields the protein MKNNNISIKKIAELSGVSVATVSRVINNNGRFSEETRKRVMGIIKEYDYTINMAAKSLRMSKSKTIGVIVPDINNEFFSEIVLEIERFFFNSGYSVFICNTSQDDMKEREYFKSLDAKLVDGIICISGREDIPTDSIKRNIPIVCIDRKPKYESNAIYVESDHYLGGFMATEELIKKGCKHILMLTKSKSLSVNKQRLDGYTDALKKYNYQIDENLIVKLAGTRSNFEESRDTVNYLLKKEITFDGIFASNDWRAYGALVALNQNQIPVPEKVKIVGFDGISVSKYCYPAITTIYQDKKTLAMEASNLLLSLIDGEDINSSQHIVIPVSLIERATT from the coding sequence ATGAAAAATAATAATATATCAATAAAAAAAATAGCTGAATTAAGCGGTGTTTCAGTTGCTACTGTTTCTAGAGTAATAAATAATAATGGTCGCTTTTCTGAGGAAACTCGAAAAAGAGTTATGGGCATAATAAAAGAATATGATTATACAATAAATATGGCTGCTAAAAGTCTTAGGATGAGCAAATCAAAAACTATTGGAGTTATAGTACCAGACATTAACAACGAGTTTTTCTCTGAGATTGTATTAGAAATAGAAAGATTCTTCTTTAATTCAGGTTACTCTGTTTTTATATGTAATACAAGTCAAGATGATATGAAGGAAAGAGAATATTTCAAAAGCCTAGATGCTAAACTTGTTGATGGAATAATTTGTATCTCTGGTCGAGAAGATATTCCGACGGATTCTATAAAAAGAAATATTCCTATAGTTTGTATAGATAGAAAACCAAAATATGAAAGTAATGCAATATACGTGGAATCAGATCACTATTTAGGTGGCTTTATGGCTACCGAAGAGTTAATAAAAAAGGGATGCAAACATATACTAATGCTAACAAAATCCAAAAGTCTTTCTGTAAATAAGCAACGTTTAGATGGATATACGGATGCACTAAAAAAATACAACTATCAAATTGATGAAAATTTAATTGTGAAGCTGGCTGGAACTCGTTCAAATTTTGAGGAATCAAGAGATACGGTAAATTATTTGTTAAAAAAAGAAATTACCTTTGATGGAATATTTGCAAGTAACGATTGGAGGGCTTACGGCGCATTAGTAGCTCTTAACCAAAATCAAATTCCTGTTCCTGAAAAAGTTAAGATTGTTGGCTTTGATGGAATATCTGTTTCTAAATATTGTTATCCAGCTATAACAACAATATACCAAGATAAAAAAACCCTTGCTATGGAAGCTTCTAATTTATTATTAAGCTTAATCGATGGCGAGGATATAAACTCTTCGCAACATATTGTTATACCTGTTTCACTTATTGAAAGAGCAACTACTTAA
- a CDS encoding glycoside hydrolase family 1 protein: MSIKFPEGFLWGGATAANQCEGAYNEDGKGLSTQDIMPKGIMGPITSEPTEDNMKLIGIDFYHRYKEDIKLFAEMGFKTFRLSIAWSRIFPNGDDKEANEKGLQFYDNVFDELAKYGIEPLVTISHYETPLALAKNYDGWTNRKLIGFFENYVRTIFTRYKDKVKYWLTFNEINSAIHAPYMSAGIWTPKERLSKQDLYQAMHHELVASSLAVKIGHEINPEFKIGCMILGVPNYPLTPMPSDVLKAMEKDRENLFFADIHARGEYPKYMNRFFKENNIEIKMEQGDKEILKNTVDFISFSYYVSACATADPEKNKAGSGNLIFGVPNPYLKASEWGWQIDPEGLRYTLNLLYDRYQKPLFIVENGLGAVDKLVTDENGNKTVNDDYRSAYLNDHLVQVAEAIEDGVELMGYTTWGCIDLVSASTAELKKRYGFIYVDRNDDGSGTLERYKKKSFYWYKEVIATNGENLKNKKC, from the coding sequence ATGTCAATTAAGTTTCCAGAAGGATTTTTATGGGGGGGAGCTACAGCTGCCAATCAATGTGAGGGGGCGTATAATGAAGATGGTAAAGGGTTATCTACTCAAGATATAATGCCAAAAGGCATAATGGGACCTATAACTTCCGAGCCAACAGAAGATAATATGAAGCTTATAGGTATTGACTTTTATCATAGATATAAGGAAGATATTAAGCTATTTGCTGAAATGGGATTTAAAACTTTCAGATTATCAATTGCATGGTCGAGGATATTCCCAAATGGTGATGATAAAGAAGCAAACGAAAAAGGCTTACAGTTCTACGATAATGTATTTGATGAGTTAGCTAAGTATGGTATTGAACCTTTAGTTACAATTTCACATTATGAAACACCATTAGCACTTGCAAAGAACTATGATGGATGGACTAATAGAAAGCTTATAGGATTTTTTGAAAATTATGTAAGAACAATATTTACTAGATATAAAGATAAGGTAAAATACTGGCTTACTTTTAATGAAATAAACTCAGCAATTCATGCTCCATATATGAGCGCAGGTATATGGACACCTAAAGAGCGGTTAAGTAAACAAGATCTATATCAGGCTATGCACCATGAATTAGTTGCAAGTTCACTTGCAGTAAAAATTGGACATGAAATAAATCCAGAATTTAAAATTGGATGTATGATTCTTGGAGTACCAAACTATCCATTAACTCCAATGCCAAGTGATGTACTTAAAGCAATGGAGAAGGATAGGGAAAATCTTTTCTTTGCTGACATTCATGCAAGAGGAGAATATCCAAAATATATGAATAGATTCTTTAAAGAAAATAACATAGAAATAAAAATGGAACAAGGAGATAAAGAAATATTAAAAAATACAGTAGATTTCATCTCTTTTAGTTATTACGTAAGTGCATGTGCAACAGCAGATCCAGAAAAGAATAAAGCGGGATCAGGTAACCTTATTTTTGGTGTACCAAATCCATATTTAAAAGCTTCAGAATGGGGATGGCAGATAGATCCTGAAGGATTGAGATATACATTAAATCTTTTATATGACAGATATCAAAAACCATTATTTATAGTTGAAAACGGCTTAGGTGCTGTTGACAAATTAGTAACTGATGAAAACGGAAATAAGACTGTAAATGATGATTATAGAAGTGCTTATTTAAATGATCATTTAGTTCAAGTGGCAGAAGCTATTGAAGATGGTGTTGAACTTATGGGATATACAACATGGGGATGCATAGATTTAGTAAGTGCATCAACTGCTGAACTTAAGAAAAGATATGGCTTTATCTATGTAGATAGAAATGATGATGGAAGTGGAACTTTAGAAAGATATAAGAAAAAGAGTTTCTATTGGTACAAAGAAGTAATAGCCACAAATGGGGAAAACTTAAAAAATAAAAAATGCTAA
- the rpiB gene encoding ribose 5-phosphate isomerase B has protein sequence MKIGIGNDHVAYALKLEVVEYLRTLGHEVIDFGHHNEERTDYPIYGEAVANAVVKGEVNCGILICGTGVGISIAANKVNGIRAVVCSEPYSAMLSKQHNNSNILAFGARVVGSELAKMIINSWLSASYEGNRHAKRLEIIKEIEERQK, from the coding sequence ATGAAAATAGGAATAGGAAATGATCATGTAGCTTATGCATTAAAACTAGAAGTTGTAGAATACTTAAGAACATTAGGTCATGAGGTAATAGATTTTGGACATCATAATGAAGAAAGAACAGATTATCCGATTTACGGAGAAGCAGTTGCAAATGCAGTTGTTAAGGGAGAGGTTAATTGTGGAATTTTAATTTGTGGAACCGGTGTTGGAATCTCTATTGCGGCCAACAAAGTAAATGGAATAAGAGCAGTTGTTTGTAGTGAACCGTATTCAGCAATGTTATCTAAGCAGCATAATAACAGTAATATATTGGCGTTTGGTGCTCGTGTTGTTGGAAGTGAACTTGCTAAAATGATAATTAATTCATGGTTAAGTGCTTCTTATGAAGGTAATAGACATGCAAAAAGGTTAGAAATTATAAAAGAAATAGAAGAGAGACAAAAATAA
- a CDS encoding ribulose-phosphate 3-epimerase yields the protein MNRIICPSMMCANYDSLKGEVVKLDLAGTDIFHIDIMDGSFVPNFGMGTQDVECIRKNTKKLVDAHLMIENPGNYVELFADLGVDIIYIHPEADKHPARALGKIKGKNKFSGIAINPGTSMETIEELLPLVDYVMVMTVNPGFAGQKYLGFVNNKIKKLIDLKSEFEFKIMVDGAISPQKIDELSELGVDGFILGTSALFRKEENYETIIKKLKNN from the coding sequence ATGAACAGAATAATTTGTCCATCAATGATGTGCGCGAACTATGATTCATTAAAAGGAGAAGTAGTAAAGTTAGATTTAGCAGGAACTGACATTTTTCATATAGATATAATGGATGGGAGTTTCGTACCTAACTTTGGTATGGGAACTCAGGATGTTGAGTGCATAAGAAAAAATACTAAAAAGTTAGTAGATGCTCATTTAATGATTGAAAATCCGGGGAATTATGTTGAATTATTTGCTGATTTAGGAGTAGATATAATTTACATTCATCCAGAAGCGGACAAGCATCCAGCTAGAGCGCTTGGAAAAATAAAAGGAAAGAATAAATTTTCAGGAATAGCAATAAATCCAGGTACTTCAATGGAGACGATTGAAGAATTATTACCATTAGTTGATTATGTAATGGTTATGACTGTAAATCCAGGATTTGCAGGACAAAAATATTTAGGATTTGTAAATAACAAAATTAAAAAACTTATTGATTTAAAATCAGAATTCGAATTTAAAATCATGGTAGATGGAGCAATTTCTCCACAAAAAATCGATGAGCTATCAGAATTAGGAGTAGATGGTTTTATACTTGGAACTTCAGCTTTATTTAGAAAAGAAGAAAACTATGAAACTATAATAAAAAAATTGAAAAATAACTAG
- a CDS encoding Gfo/Idh/MocA family oxidoreductase: MRLGIIGAGMIVRDLLSTSSNLKDIEFVAICGTEKDKEAMEEFGDKYGIENVFYNYDELLNMDLDAIYIGLPNNLHFEFAKKALEANKNVIVEKPFTSTYKEAQILSALAKQKQLFIFEAITNQYIPNYKKIKELLPTLGDIKIVQCNYSQYSSRYNSFKEGNVLPAFNPKFSGGALMDLNLYNVHYVVGLFGKPENVEYYPNIERGIDTSGVLILDYGKFKCVCVGAKDCKAPIANNIQGDKGCIFQDTPANICKGFELLMNDGTNSKIDENNYEHRMVNEFIEFANMIKNNDLERCYKILEHSLIVSEVLTTARNKGGIIFPADKDIK; encoded by the coding sequence ATGAGATTAGGTATAATTGGAGCAGGAATGATAGTAAGGGATTTATTATCAACAAGCTCAAATTTAAAAGATATCGAGTTTGTAGCTATCTGTGGCACTGAAAAAGATAAAGAGGCAATGGAAGAATTTGGAGATAAATATGGGATTGAGAATGTTTTCTACAATTATGATGAATTATTGAATATGGATTTAGATGCAATTTATATTGGATTGCCTAATAATTTACATTTTGAATTTGCTAAAAAAGCATTAGAGGCAAATAAGAATGTTATTGTTGAAAAACCATTCACATCAACCTATAAAGAAGCACAAATCTTAAGTGCTTTGGCTAAACAAAAACAATTATTTATTTTTGAAGCTATTACTAATCAATATATTCCTAATTATAAAAAAATTAAGGAATTACTCCCAACCTTAGGAGATATTAAAATCGTTCAATGCAATTATTCTCAATATTCTAGTCGATATAATAGTTTTAAAGAAGGAAATGTATTGCCTGCCTTTAATCCTAAATTTTCTGGTGGTGCATTAATGGATTTAAATCTTTATAACGTCCATTATGTAGTTGGCTTATTTGGAAAACCTGAAAATGTTGAATATTATCCAAACATTGAAAGAGGAATAGATACATCAGGAGTATTGATATTAGATTATGGAAAGTTTAAATGTGTTTGTGTTGGTGCAAAAGATTGTAAAGCTCCTATTGCTAATAATATTCAAGGAGATAAAGGATGTATATTTCAGGATACTCCAGCTAATATTTGTAAAGGCTTTGAATTATTAATGAATGATGGAACAAATTCAAAAATTGATGAAAATAATTATGAACATAGAATGGTTAATGAATTCATTGAGTTTGCCAATATGATTAAAAACAATGATTTAGAAAGATGCTACAAGATACTAGAACATAGCTTAATAGTTAGTGAAGTTTTAACAACTGCAAGAAATAAAGGTGGAATCATATTTCCAGCTGACAAGGATATAAAATAA
- a CDS encoding galactose ABC transporter substrate-binding protein: MKILSKVLSLIIVTFMIFSLTSNSNFTFAISSLNVSDNKIANVAVLLYSYDDISVLQLKQLLENIQKNNNKVHFTFFDGKNNISLQYETFDSVLNDNYNLFILNLADVREDTVKNFISKAKLKNTPLILLEIDPLLASKLSKDYNKAAFVTLDSKLTGTIEARILSNLWNTNRKAIDKNGDNILQYILLDGKANNPIAIDRKNSAISELKNSGIATEQLAIVNANWLKELAKNSIDSLFLQYNGKIEAIIVNNDAMAIGAIEALQKYGYNKGDKSKNIAVVGIDGSPEAIELINKGFMTGTVIIDQEIVSEALYTIGMNMINNINPIENTNYKLSDSEIIIPTGFKEYTSMTKPE, translated from the coding sequence ATGAAAATATTAAGCAAAGTACTCTCATTAATCATAGTTACTTTTATGATCTTTTCTTTGACAAGTAACTCAAATTTTACTTTTGCTATCTCTAGTTTAAATGTTAGTGATAATAAAATAGCAAATGTTGCAGTATTATTATATAGCTATGATGATATCTCTGTGTTACAACTCAAGCAACTTTTAGAGAATATTCAAAAGAACAATAATAAAGTACATTTCACTTTTTTTGATGGAAAGAATAATATATCTTTACAATATGAGACATTTGATTCTGTTCTTAACGATAACTATAATCTATTTATATTAAATTTAGCTGATGTAAGAGAAGATACAGTAAAAAATTTTATTTCTAAAGCCAAACTCAAAAATACTCCATTAATTTTATTAGAAATTGACCCTCTATTAGCATCAAAATTATCTAAGGATTATAACAAAGCCGCTTTTGTAACTTTAGATTCAAAACTAACTGGTACAATAGAAGCTAGAATTCTATCCAATCTATGGAATACTAATAGAAAAGCTATAGACAAAAACGGTGACAACATATTGCAGTACATTTTACTAGATGGTAAAGCCAATAATCCAATTGCAATAGATAGAAAAAATTCTGCTATTTCTGAACTTAAAAATTCAGGAATAGCAACAGAACAGCTTGCTATAGTAAATGCTAATTGGTTAAAAGAATTAGCTAAAAATTCAATTGATTCTCTATTTCTTCAATATAATGGTAAAATTGAAGCAATAATTGTAAATAATGATGCTATGGCAATAGGAGCCATTGAAGCACTTCAAAAATACGGATATAACAAAGGTGATAAGTCAAAAAATATAGCAGTTGTTGGAATTGATGGATCACCAGAAGCCATAGAATTAATTAATAAAGGATTTATGACTGGTACTGTTATTATTGATCAAGAAATTGTATCTGAAGCACTTTATACTATTGGAATGAACATGATTAATAATATTAATCCTATTGAAAATACAAATTACAAACTTAGTGACAGTGAAATAATAATTCCAACAGGTTTCAAAGAATATACAAGTATGACTAAACCTGAATAA